Proteins from one Fusobacterium periodonticum 1_1_41FAA genomic window:
- the scpB gene encoding SMC-Scp complex subunit ScpB, translating to MSIKNQVEAIIFLGGDENKIKDLARFFKISLEDMLKIILELKDDRKDSGINIEVDAELVYLATNPIYGEVINSYFEQETKPKKLSSASIETLSIIAYKQPITKSEIESIRGVSVDRIISNLEERRFVRNCGRQESGRKANLYEVTEKFLSYLGIKNISELPDYDLFKDKIKDMENISTDEN from the coding sequence ATGAGTATTAAAAACCAAGTTGAAGCAATTATATTTTTAGGTGGTGATGAAAATAAAATAAAGGATTTAGCTAGATTTTTCAAGATTTCTCTTGAAGATATGCTAAAAATAATTCTAGAATTAAAGGATGATAGAAAGGATAGTGGTATCAATATAGAAGTTGATGCTGAACTTGTTTATTTAGCAACTAATCCTATATATGGTGAGGTTATAAATTCTTATTTTGAACAAGAAACTAAACCTAAAAAATTATCTTCTGCTTCAATAGAAACTTTATCTATAATTGCATATAAACAACCTATTACGAAATCAGAAATAGAAAGTATTAGAGGAGTTTCTGTTGATAGGATTATTTCAAACTTAGAGGAAAGAAGGTTTGTAAGAAATTGTGGTAGGCAAGAAAGTGGTAGAAAAGCTAATTTATATGAAGTAACTGAGAAATTTTTATCTTATTTAGGTATTAAAAATATAAGTGAATTACCAGATTATGATTTATTTAAAGATAAAATTAAAGATATGGAGAATATAAGTACTGATGAGAATTAA
- a CDS encoding O-acetylhomoserine aminocarboxypropyltransferase/cysteine synthase family protein, producing MSIDLKNLEIETQLVQSLEEFEEGESRTVPLVQSTTFNYTNPDTLAELFDLKKLGYFYSRLSNPTVAAFENKIAILEKGVGALAFASGQAAITAAILTICKAGDHIVAVSTLYGGTITLLASTLKNYGIETTFVNPEASEEEFKAAFRENTKILYGETLGNPEMNTLDFEKIVKVAKEKDVPTIVDNTLASPYLCNPISYGVNIVVHSATKYIDGQGSVLGGVIVDGGNYNWDNGKFPMLVEPDASYHNMSYYKTFGNLAYIIKARANILRDMGAALSPFNAFILLRGLETLHLRMERHSENALALATALEKNPNITWVKYSKLPSHYSYKNAEKYLTKGGSGVILVGVKGGREGAEKFIKGLGWIRAVVHVGDSRTCLLHPASTTHRQLSEEDLIKCGVLPEAVRINVGIENINDIIADIEQALAKI from the coding sequence ATGTCTATAGATCTAAAAAATTTAGAAATAGAAACTCAGTTAGTGCAATCATTAGAAGAATTTGAAGAAGGTGAATCAAGAACTGTTCCTTTAGTTCAAAGTACTACTTTTAATTACACTAACCCTGACACATTGGCAGAATTATTTGATTTAAAAAAATTAGGATATTTTTATTCAAGACTTAGCAATCCAACTGTTGCTGCTTTTGAAAATAAAATAGCTATACTTGAAAAAGGAGTTGGAGCTTTAGCTTTTGCTTCAGGACAAGCTGCTATAACTGCCGCAATACTAACTATTTGTAAAGCTGGAGACCATATAGTTGCTGTATCTACTTTATATGGTGGAACTATAACTCTTTTAGCTTCAACATTAAAAAATTATGGTATTGAAACTACTTTTGTAAATCCTGAAGCTAGTGAAGAAGAATTTAAAGCTGCATTCAGAGAAAATACAAAGATATTATATGGAGAAACTTTAGGAAACCCTGAAATGAACACTTTAGATTTTGAAAAAATAGTTAAAGTTGCAAAAGAAAAAGATGTTCCAACTATAGTTGATAATACTTTGGCTAGTCCATATCTATGTAATCCTATTTCTTATGGAGTAAATATAGTTGTTCATTCTGCTACTAAGTATATAGATGGACAAGGAAGTGTCTTAGGTGGAGTTATTGTTGATGGTGGAAACTATAATTGGGATAATGGGAAATTTCCTATGTTAGTAGAACCAGATGCAAGTTATCATAATATGAGTTACTATAAAACATTTGGAAATCTTGCATATATCATAAAAGCAAGAGCGAATATTTTAAGAGATATGGGAGCTGCTTTAAGTCCATTTAATGCTTTTATTCTATTAAGAGGTTTAGAAACTCTACATTTAAGGATGGAAAGACATAGTGAAAATGCTCTAGCATTAGCTACTGCCTTAGAAAAAAATCCAAATATTACTTGGGTAAAATATTCTAAATTACCTAGTCATTATTCTTATAAAAATGCTGAAAAGTATTTAACAAAAGGTGGTAGTGGTGTAATTTTAGTAGGTGTTAAAGGTGGTAGAGAGGGAGCAGAAAAGTTCATTAAAGGTCTAGGATGGATAAGAGCTGTTGTTCATGTTGGAGATTCAAGAACTTGTCTATTACACCCTGCAAGTACTACTCATAGACAATTAAGTGAAGAAGATTTAATTAAATGTGGAGTATTGCCAGAAGCAGTAAGAATCAATGTTGGTATTGAAAATATAAATGATATAATAGCTGATATTGAACAAGCATTAGCAAAAATATAA
- a CDS encoding ComEC/Rec2 family competence protein, which yields MKKLFLLTFLVIILMLRIATGVRITEIFPKEVYRMDFNLVDGKIKDLKINNKYPLKNIYGKLGYKENGKYEGYFLVNSIKEYKNIYFLELEDIKSEKIENNFLENYLQVLFDRAEEGYLYETKNLNRAILLGDNSRIKKSLQEKIRYIGLSHVFAMSGLHIGLVIAIFYLILKKIIKNKIVLEVSLILLLSLYYFSIKESPSFTRAYIMALVYLLGKLFYEKINLPKSLIISAYLSILIKPTVVFSLSFQLSYGAMVVIIYIFPYIRKINYKKIKFLDYFLFTTTIQVFLIPITVYYFNTIQFLSLISNLVVLPLASFYITINYIALFLENFYLSFLLKPIIKISYNFLIYLIDFFSNFSYLSIEYENQKLIYIYSLVIILILIHKKSLLKK from the coding sequence ATGAAAAAATTATTTTTACTAACATTTTTAGTAATAATTTTAATGTTAAGAATTGCAACAGGAGTTAGAATAACAGAGATTTTTCCAAAAGAAGTATATAGAATGGATTTTAATTTAGTAGATGGTAAAATCAAGGATTTAAAAATTAATAATAAATATCCTTTGAAAAATATATATGGGAAACTAGGCTATAAAGAAAATGGAAAATATGAAGGATATTTTTTAGTAAATTCTATTAAAGAATATAAAAATATATATTTTCTTGAACTTGAAGATATTAAATCTGAAAAGATAGAAAATAATTTTTTAGAAAATTATCTTCAAGTTCTATTTGATAGAGCTGAAGAAGGATATTTATATGAAACAAAAAATCTGAATAGAGCTATATTGTTAGGCGATAATAGCAGGATTAAGAAGAGTTTACAAGAAAAGATAAGGTATATAGGTTTATCACATGTCTTTGCTATGTCAGGCTTACATATAGGCTTGGTCATAGCTATTTTTTATCTTATTTTAAAAAAAATAATAAAGAATAAAATTGTACTTGAAGTATCGCTTATACTTTTACTTAGTTTGTATTATTTCTCAATAAAGGAAAGTCCATCGTTTACAAGAGCTTATATAATGGCTTTGGTTTACTTGTTAGGAAAATTATTCTATGAGAAAATAAATTTACCTAAAAGCCTTATTATAAGTGCTTATTTATCCATTTTAATAAAACCTACAGTTGTATTCTCACTTTCTTTTCAATTATCATACGGAGCCATGGTAGTTATTATATATATTTTTCCTTATATTAGAAAAATAAACTATAAAAAAATAAAATTTTTAGATTACTTTTTATTCACAACTACTATTCAAGTATTTTTAATACCTATAACAGTTTATTACTTTAATACAATACAATTTTTATCTTTAATATCAAACTTAGTAGTATTACCCTTAGCAAGTTTTTATATTACAATTAACTACATAGCTTTATTTTTAGAAAATTTTTATTTATCATTTTTATTAAAACCTATCATTAAAATTTCGTATAATTTTTTAATTTATCTTATAGATTTCTTCTCTAATTTTAGCTATTTATCTATAGAATATGAAAATCAAAAATTAATATATATTTATTCTTTAGTTATAATTCTTATACTGATTCATAAAAAAAGTTTACTCAAAAAATAA
- the gatA gene encoding Asp-tRNA(Asn)/Glu-tRNA(Gln) amidotransferase subunit GatA codes for MFIYELTAKELRDKFLSGEISAEEIVNSFYERIEKIEDKVKSFVSLRKELALEEAKKLDEKRKNGEKLGKLAGIPLAIKDNILMEGQKSTSCSKILENYVGIYDATVVKKLKEEDAIILGVTNMDEFAMGSTTKTSYHHKTANPWDLDRVPGGSSGGAAASVAAQEVPISLGSDTGGSVRQPASFCGVVGLKPTYGRVSRYGLMAFASSLDQIGTLAKTVEDIAICMNVIAGADDYDATVSKNEVPDYTEFLNKDIKGLKVGLPKEYFIEGLNPEIKKIVDNSVNALKELGAEIVEVSLPHTKYAVPTYYVLAPAEASSNLARFDGIRYGYRAKDYTDLESLYVKTRTEGFGAEVKRRIMMGTYVLSAGFFDAYFKKAQKVRTLIKQDFENVLADVDVILTPVAPSVAFKLSDVKTPIELYLEDIFTISANLAGIPAISLPGGLLDNLPVGVQFMGRPFDEGTLIKVSSALENKIGRLNLPKLD; via the coding sequence ATGTTTATTTATGAATTAACTGCTAAGGAATTGAGAGATAAATTTTTATCAGGTGAAATTTCAGCAGAAGAAATAGTAAACTCATTTTATGAAAGAATAGAAAAAATAGAAGATAAAGTAAAAAGCTTTGTTTCATTGAGAAAAGAGTTAGCTTTAGAAGAAGCAAAAAAACTTGATGAAAAGAGAAAAAATGGAGAGAAATTAGGTAAACTTGCAGGTATTCCTCTTGCAATAAAAGATAATATCTTAATGGAAGGACAGAAATCAACTTCTTGTTCTAAAATTTTAGAGAATTATGTAGGTATCTATGATGCAACAGTCGTAAAAAAATTAAAAGAAGAAGATGCAATTATCCTTGGAGTAACTAATATGGATGAGTTTGCAATGGGATCAACTACTAAAACTTCTTATCATCATAAGACAGCTAATCCTTGGGATCTGGATAGAGTTCCTGGTGGAAGTAGTGGAGGAGCAGCTGCTTCGGTAGCAGCTCAAGAAGTTCCTATATCTCTAGGTTCTGATACAGGTGGAAGTGTTAGACAACCTGCTTCATTTTGTGGAGTTGTAGGTTTAAAACCAACTTATGGTAGAGTTTCAAGATATGGACTTATGGCTTTTGCTTCATCTCTTGACCAAATAGGAACACTTGCAAAAACTGTTGAAGATATAGCTATCTGTATGAATGTTATAGCAGGTGCTGATGACTATGATGCAACAGTTAGTAAAAATGAAGTTCCTGATTACACAGAATTTTTGAATAAAGATATCAAAGGTTTAAAAGTTGGATTACCTAAAGAATATTTTATAGAAGGATTAAACCCAGAAATAAAAAAAATAGTTGATAATTCTGTCAATGCATTAAAAGAGTTAGGAGCAGAGATTGTTGAAGTTTCATTACCTCATACAAAATATGCTGTTCCAACTTATTATGTACTTGCTCCAGCAGAAGCAAGTTCAAACCTTGCTAGATTTGATGGAATTAGATATGGGTATAGAGCAAAAGATTATACAGATTTAGAAAGTCTATATGTTAAAACAAGAACTGAAGGTTTTGGAGCTGAAGTAAAAAGAAGAATAATGATGGGAACTTATGTTTTAAGTGCAGGTTTCTTTGATGCCTACTTTAAAAAAGCTCAAAAAGTAAGAACACTTATAAAACAAGACTTTGAAAATGTTTTAGCTGATGTAGATGTTATTTTAACACCAGTTGCTCCTAGTGTAGCTTTCAAGTTATCTGATGTAAAAACTCCAATAGAATTATATTTGGAAGATATATTTACTATATCAGCAAACTTAGCAGGTATACCTGCAATATCATTACCAGGAGGACTTTTAGATAATTTACCAGTTGGAGTACAATTTATGGGAAGACCTTTTGATGAAGGAACATTGATTAAAGTTTCTTCAGCACTTGAAAATAAAATAGGAAGATTAAATTTACCTAAATTGGATTAA
- a CDS encoding rod shape-determining protein, protein MKKFMGNILGVFSDDLGIDLGTSNTLIYMKNKGIILREPSVVTISSKTKELFEVGEKAKHMIGRTPNIYETIRPLRNGVIADYEVTEKMLRCFYKRIKSGTFLNKPRVIICVPAGITQVEKRAVIEVTREAGAREAYLIEEPMASAIGVGINIFEPEGSMIVDIGGGTSELAVVSLGGVVKKSSFRVAGDRFDMAIVDYVRQKHNLLIGEKSAEDIKIQIGTVDPEAEELQIDVSGKYVLNGLPKDITLTSSELVETLSALVQEIIEEIRVIFEKTPPELAADIKKKGIYISGGGALLRGIDKKISSGLNLKVTVAEDPLNAVINGIGVLLNDFSTYSRVLVSTETEY, encoded by the coding sequence ATGAAAAAATTTATGGGTAACATTTTAGGAGTATTTTCAGATGATTTAGGAATTGATTTAGGAACATCAAATACATTAATCTATATGAAAAACAAAGGGATAATTTTAAGAGAGCCTTCAGTTGTTACTATTTCTTCAAAAACAAAAGAACTTTTTGAAGTTGGTGAAAAGGCTAAACATATGATAGGAAGAACTCCAAACATTTATGAAACAATAAGACCTTTAAGAAATGGTGTTATTGCCGATTATGAAGTTACTGAAAAAATGTTAAGATGCTTTTATAAAAGAATAAAATCAGGAACATTTTTAAATAAACCTAGAGTTATTATCTGTGTTCCAGCTGGAATAACTCAAGTTGAAAAAAGAGCCGTAATAGAAGTTACTAGAGAAGCTGGGGCAAGAGAGGCTTATCTAATTGAAGAACCTATGGCATCAGCAATAGGTGTTGGAATAAATATATTTGAGCCTGAGGGAAGTATGATAGTTGATATTGGTGGTGGAACATCTGAATTAGCTGTAGTATCTTTAGGCGGAGTTGTAAAGAAATCATCTTTTAGAGTTGCTGGAGATAGATTTGATATGGCTATTGTTGATTATGTTAGACAAAAACATAATTTGTTAATTGGAGAAAAATCTGCTGAAGATATTAAAATACAAATAGGTACTGTAGATCCTGAAGCAGAAGAATTACAAATTGATGTAAGTGGTAAATATGTTTTAAATGGTTTGCCAAAAGATATTACCTTGACTTCATCAGAGCTTGTTGAAACTTTATCAGCTTTAGTTCAAGAGATTATTGAAGAAATAAGAGTTATTTTTGAAAAAACTCCTCCTGAATTAGCAGCAGATATAAAGAAAAAAGGTATCTATATAAGCGGTGGTGGTGCACTACTTAGAGGTATTGATAAGAAGATATCTTCTGGTTTAAACTTGAAAGTTACAGTTGCTGAAGATCCTTTAAATGCTGTTATAAATGGTATAGGAGTATTATTAAATGATTTTTCTACATACAGTAGAGTTTTAGTTTCAACTGAAACAGAATACTAA
- a CDS encoding pseudouridine synthase — translation MRINKFLSSLGIASRRAIDKYIEEGRIKVNGAIPSIGIDVNEDDEIYIDNKKIETKRIEEKVYFILNKPLEVLSASSDDRGRRTVVDLIKTDKRIFPIGRLDYMTSGLILLTNDGELFNRLVHPKSEIYKKYYIKVFGEVKKEEIEELKKGVLLEDGKTLPAKVSGIKYDKNKTSMYISIREGRNRQIRRMIEKFGYKVLMLRREKIGELSLGDLKEGKYRELTKEEIEYLYSV, via the coding sequence ATGAGAATTAATAAATTTTTATCTTCATTAGGGATAGCATCAAGGAGAGCTATTGACAAATATATAGAAGAAGGTAGAATTAAAGTAAATGGTGCCATTCCAAGTATTGGTATAGATGTTAATGAAGATGATGAAATCTATATAGATAACAAGAAAATAGAAACAAAAAGAATTGAAGAAAAAGTGTATTTTATATTAAATAAACCTTTAGAAGTTTTATCGGCTTCATCTGATGATAGAGGTAGAAGAACAGTAGTAGATTTAATAAAAACAGATAAAAGAATTTTTCCTATTGGTAGACTTGATTATATGACAAGTGGTCTAATTTTACTTACAAATGATGGAGAGTTATTTAATAGACTTGTACATCCTAAGTCTGAAATATATAAGAAATACTATATAAAAGTCTTTGGTGAAGTAAAAAAAGAAGAGATAGAAGAATTGAAAAAGGGTGTTTTATTAGAAGATGGGAAAACATTACCTGCTAAAGTATCTGGAATAAAATATGATAAAAATAAAACTTCTATGTATATTTCTATAAGAGAAGGTAGAAACAGACAGATTAGAAGAATGATAGAAAAATTTGGATATAAAGTTCTAATGTTAAGGAGAGAAAAAATAGGTGAGCTTTCCTTAGGAGATTTAAAAGAAGGGAAATATAGAGAATTAACTAAAGAAGAAATAGAATATTTGTATTCAGTTTAG
- a CDS encoding asparaginase, with product MENKVLIINTGGTIGMVGKPLRPAYNWSEITKGYSVLEKFPTDYYQFEKLIDSSDVTTDFWIRLAEVIEENYDKYLGFVILHGTDTMAYTGSMLSFLLKNLAKPVVLTGAQAPMVNPRSDGLQNLINSIYIAGHELFDIPLIPEVTICFRDSLMRANRSKKTDSNNYYGFSSPNYQPLAEIATEIKVIKDRILKLPTEKFYVEKNIDANVLLLELFPGLNPSYISSFIESNKNIKALILKTYGSGNTPTSEDFINTLKIIVEKGIPILDITQCISGSVRMPLYESTDKLSKLGIINGSDITSEAGLTKMMYLLGKKLTLKEIKEAFSISICGEQTV from the coding sequence ATGGAAAATAAAGTTTTGATAATTAATACAGGTGGAACTATAGGAATGGTTGGAAAACCTTTAAGACCAGCGTATAATTGGTCTGAAATAACTAAAGGCTATTCTGTGTTAGAAAAATTTCCAACAGACTATTATCAATTTGAAAAGTTAATAGATTCATCTGATGTAACTACTGACTTTTGGATAAGGCTTGCAGAAGTTATTGAAGAAAATTATGACAAATATCTAGGTTTTGTTATTTTACATGGAACTGATACTATGGCTTATACAGGTTCTATGTTATCATTTTTGTTGAAGAATTTAGCCAAGCCTGTTGTTCTAACTGGAGCTCAAGCTCCTATGGTAAATCCTAGAAGTGATGGTTTACAAAATTTAATAAATTCTATCTATATTGCGGGGCATGAATTATTTGATATTCCACTCATTCCAGAAGTTACTATCTGCTTTAGAGATAGTCTAATGAGAGCAAATAGAAGTAAAAAAACTGATAGTAATAACTATTATGGATTTTCATCACCAAACTATCAACCTTTAGCTGAAATTGCTACTGAAATAAAAGTTATAAAAGATAGAATTTTAAAACTTCCTACTGAAAAATTTTATGTTGAAAAAAATATTGATGCCAATGTACTTCTGTTGGAATTATTTCCTGGACTAAATCCTAGCTATATATCGAGCTTTATTGAAAGTAATAAAAATATAAAAGCTCTAATATTAAAAACTTATGGTAGTGGTAATACTCCAACAAGTGAAGATTTTATAAATACGTTAAAAATTATAGTTGAAAAAGGAATACCTATTTTAGATATAACACAGTGTATATCTGGTAGCGTAAGAATGCCTCTTTATGAATCAACAGATAAACTTTCAAAATTAGGCATTATAAATGGAAGCGACATAACTTCAGAGGCTGGATTAACTAAAATGATGTATTTACTTGGAAAAAAATTGACTTTAAAAGAAATTAAAGAAGCTTTTTCAATTTCAATTTGTGGAGAACAAACAGTTTAA
- the pflA gene encoding pyruvate formate-lyase-activating protein, which yields MQGYINSFESFGTKDGPGIRFVVFMQGCPLRCLYCHNVDTWELKDKNYIYTPNEILAELNKVKAFLTGGITASGGEPLMQASFILELFKLCKENGIHTALDTSGYIFNDQAKKVLEYTDLVLLDIKHIDKDMYKKITSVDLEPTLKFIQYLQEINKPVWLRYVLLPGYTDDIKDLNDWAKYVSQFDVVKRVDILPFHQMAIYKWEKTNREYKLKDVSTPTKEQIQKAEEIFKKYDLPLYKERS from the coding sequence ATGCAAGGTTATATAAATTCATTTGAATCTTTTGGAACTAAAGATGGACCTGGAATAAGATTTGTAGTCTTTATGCAAGGTTGTCCTTTAAGATGCTTATATTGTCATAATGTAGATACATGGGAGTTAAAGGATAAAAATTATATTTATACTCCAAATGAAATTTTAGCTGAATTAAATAAAGTTAAAGCCTTTTTAACAGGAGGAATCACAGCTTCTGGTGGTGAACCACTTATGCAGGCTTCTTTTATACTTGAACTTTTTAAACTTTGTAAAGAAAATGGAATACATACTGCTCTTGATACTTCTGGTTATATTTTTAATGATCAAGCAAAAAAGGTTTTAGAATACACAGATTTAGTCTTATTAGATATAAAGCATATTGATAAAGATATGTATAAAAAAATTACCTCTGTTGACTTAGAACCTACTCTTAAATTTATTCAATATTTACAAGAAATTAATAAACCAGTTTGGTTAAGGTATGTTCTTTTACCAGGTTATACTGATGATATAAAAGACTTAAATGATTGGGCTAAATATGTTTCACAATTTGATGTAGTTAAGAGAGTAGATATACTTCCATTTCATCAAATGGCTATTTATAAATGGGAGAAAACTAATAGAGAGTATAAATTAAAAGATGTTTCTACTCCCACAAAAGAACAAATACAGAAAGCTGAGGAAATCTTTAAAAAATATGATTTACCTCTTTATAAAGAGAGAAGCTAG
- the gatC gene encoding Asp-tRNA(Asn)/Glu-tRNA(Gln) amidotransferase subunit GatC — MSLTKEEVLKIAKLSKLSFEEAEIEKFQLELNDILKYIDMLNEVDTSEIQPLVHINDVVNNFREREEKASIDIEKVLLNAPESAENAIVVPKVVGE; from the coding sequence ATGTCACTGACAAAGGAAGAAGTTTTAAAAATTGCAAAATTATCAAAATTATCATTTGAAGAAGCCGAAATAGAAAAGTTTCAGCTAGAGTTAAATGATATTTTAAAGTATATTGATATGCTAAATGAGGTTGATACATCAGAAATTCAGCCTTTAGTTCATATAAATGATGTTGTAAATAATTTCAGAGAAAGAGAAGAGAAAGCATCAATAGATATAGAAAAAGTACTATTAAATGCACCTGAAAGTGCTGAAAATGCAATTGTAGTTCCTAAAGTTGTTGGGGAGTAG
- the pip gene encoding prolyl aminopeptidase: protein MGNYDFYPAIEPFKSYMLPVSDIHSIYVEECGNPNGEPIIFLHGGPGAGCGKKARRFFDPEYYHIILFDQRGCGRSLPFVELKENNIFYSVEDMEKIRLHIGIDKWTIFAGSYGSTLGLTYAIHHPERVKRMLLQGIFLANESDVKWYFQEGISEIYPAEFKVFKDFIPKEEQDDLLKAYHKRFFSDDIKLRNEAIKIWSRFELRTMESEYTWSLEEDIQNFEISLALIEAHYFYNKMFWEDRDYILNRVDKIKDIPIQIAHGRLDFNTRVSSAYKLSEKLNNCELVIVESVGHSPFTEKMAKVLIKFLEDNKNSNYERMRKNGK from the coding sequence ATGGGAAATTATGATTTCTATCCAGCAATAGAGCCTTTTAAATCCTATATGTTACCAGTAAGTGATATTCATAGTATTTATGTAGAAGAATGTGGAAATCCTAATGGAGAACCTATAATTTTTTTACATGGAGGTCCAGGAGCAGGTTGTGGAAAAAAAGCAAGAAGATTTTTCGACCCTGAATACTATCATATAATTTTATTTGACCAAAGAGGTTGTGGTAGAAGTTTACCTTTTGTTGAGTTAAAAGAAAATAATATTTTTTATTCTGTAGAAGATATGGAAAAAATAAGATTACATATAGGTATTGATAAGTGGACTATATTTGCAGGAAGCTATGGTTCAACTTTAGGTCTAACTTATGCTATTCATCATCCTGAAAGAGTAAAAAGAATGTTATTACAAGGAATATTCTTAGCTAATGAAAGCGATGTAAAATGGTATTTCCAAGAAGGAATTTCAGAGATCTATCCTGCTGAATTTAAAGTTTTTAAAGATTTTATTCCTAAAGAAGAACAAGATGATTTACTTAAAGCTTATCACAAAAGATTTTTCTCAGATGATATTAAACTTAGAAATGAAGCAATTAAAATTTGGAGCCGTTTTGAATTAAGAACTATGGAATCTGAATATACTTGGTCTCTAGAAGAAGATATTCAAAATTTTGAAATTTCTCTTGCTCTTATAGAAGCACATTATTTTTATAATAAGATGTTCTGGGAAGATAGAGACTATATTTTAAATAGAGTTGATAAAATAAAAGATATTCCAATTCAGATAGCACATGGTCGTTTAGATTTTAATACTAGAGTTTCTTCAGCTTATAAATTATCTGAGAAATTAAATAATTGTGAACTTGTTATAGTTGAGAGTGTTGGACATTCTCCTTTTACTGAAAAAATGGCTAAGGTTCTTATAAAATTTCTAGAAGATAATAAGAACTCTAATTATGAAAGAATGAGGAAAAATGGAAAATAA
- a CDS encoding murein L,D-transpeptidase catalytic domain family protein, protein MKKALIFLSLLSISNLSFSEGRNLENINQNTMVTTEADAKPQKVILDVKSVYDSLNIKGKIDYSIFQKAYLGYVQIPNKNPGVLVIIDYTKPSNEERFYVLDLNMKKLVYSTRVAHSKNSGLEIPLEFSDDPNSYQSSLGFFLTLGEYNGAYGYSLRLKGLEENINANAESRAIVIHGGDIVDDEYIKKFGFAGRSLGCPVLPTALTKEIVNYIKHGRVLFIYGNDEEYIEESLYLSKLAPVFEGKPQNIVELEKPRETTKVVTTASSSTTLTSTSVVSTSVASNPDQKNISIMLDVIKKEAEYKQHLSFRKSEKFIDYLAIIKNVIIDKTNSTVVKQSEKSSILLDSDKINEKKETEKTIEKVENNSQIIEEIKKEDTKQEEIKIEEIKKEEPKKEEVKKVNRKYSEEVIRKSLGLGVKLKSKIK, encoded by the coding sequence TTGAAAAAAGCATTAATATTTCTTAGCTTATTAAGTATATCAAATCTTAGTTTTTCTGAAGGAAGAAATTTAGAAAATATAAATCAAAATACTATGGTTACTACAGAAGCAGATGCTAAACCTCAAAAGGTGATTTTAGATGTTAAATCTGTTTACGATAGTTTAAATATAAAAGGGAAAATAGACTATTCTATTTTTCAAAAAGCCTATTTAGGATATGTTCAAATACCTAATAAAAATCCTGGAGTTTTAGTTATAATAGACTATACTAAACCTTCAAATGAAGAAAGATTTTATGTGTTAGATTTGAATATGAAAAAACTAGTTTATTCCACTCGTGTAGCTCACTCTAAAAATTCCGGTTTAGAAATTCCCTTAGAATTCTCAGATGATCCGAACTCTTATCAAAGTTCATTAGGATTTTTTTTAACATTAGGAGAATATAATGGAGCTTATGGTTATTCTTTAAGATTAAAAGGTCTTGAAGAGAATATAAATGCTAATGCAGAGTCAAGAGCAATAGTTATTCATGGTGGAGATATAGTTGATGATGAATACATTAAAAAATTTGGTTTTGCCGGAAGAAGTTTAGGTTGTCCTGTTTTACCTACAGCTTTAACTAAAGAAATAGTTAATTATATCAAACATGGAAGAGTTTTATTTATTTATGGAAATGATGAAGAATATATTGAAGAAAGTCTTTATTTAAGTAAATTAGCACCTGTTTTTGAAGGAAAACCTCAAAATATTGTTGAGCTTGAAAAACCCAGAGAAACTACTAAAGTTGTAACAACTGCTTCTTCTAGTACTACTTTAACTAGTACTAGTGTAGTAAGTACTTCAGTTGCTTCAAATCCTGATCAAAAAAATATTTCAATAATGTTGGATGTTATAAAAAAAGAAGCTGAATATAAACAACATTTGAGTTTTAGAAAATCAGAAAAATTTATAGATTATCTTGCAATAATAAAAAATGTTATTATAGATAAGACTAATTCGACTGTAGTAAAGCAAAGTGAAAAAAGCAGTATTCTTTTAGACTCAGATAAAATTAATGAGAAAAAAGAAACTGAAAAAACTATAGAAAAAGTTGAAAATAATTCTCAAATTATAGAAGAAATTAAAAAAGAAGATACAAAACAAGAAGAAATCAAAATAGAGGAAATAAAGAAAGAAGAGCCTAAAAAAGAGGAAGTTAAAAAAGTTAATAGAAAATATTCTGAAGAAGTTATTAGAAAAAGTTTAGGTCTAGGAGTCAAATTAAAATCAAAGATAAAATAA